A genomic region of Caulobacter vibrioides contains the following coding sequences:
- the hpxZ gene encoding oxalurate catabolism protein HpxZ yields MIINDPAVLAEVTALVDAYEAALMANDIETLDGAFWASPHTVRLGVAENLWGFDEIAAFRVGRAGGSPPRTRLRTEVTTFGSDVAVAHVEFRRDDTGRIGRQSQTWIRTADGWKVASAHVSLMQESADQRLASSNEKR; encoded by the coding sequence ATGATCATCAACGATCCCGCCGTGCTGGCCGAAGTCACCGCCCTGGTCGACGCCTATGAGGCGGCGCTGATGGCCAATGACATCGAAACCCTGGACGGAGCCTTCTGGGCCTCACCGCATACGGTTCGCCTGGGCGTGGCTGAGAACCTGTGGGGCTTTGACGAGATCGCCGCCTTCCGCGTCGGCCGGGCCGGCGGCTCGCCGCCACGCACGCGACTGCGGACCGAAGTCACCACCTTCGGGTCGGACGTCGCCGTCGCCCATGTCGAATTCCGCCGTGACGACACCGGCAGGATCGGCCGCCAGAGCCAGACCTGGATCCGCACCGCCGACGGCTGGAAAGTCGCCTCGGCCCACGTCTCCCTGATGCAGGAGAGCGCCGATCAACGGCTCGCCTCCTCTAACGAAAAGCGCTAG
- a CDS encoding nucleoside hydrolase translates to MTTPTRIIFDTDPGIDDAMALLFIEASPALDLIAVTTIFGNADIETTTRNALYLKDRFGLTAPIYKGTDKPLTRPRNPSPTFVHGVNGLGDVELTGLVPAQPEAKPAHQAIIDLARQYPSEVVLCAVGPLTNLALALQADPEVATLLKSVVIMGGAFGVAGKPGNVTPVAEANIWNDPEAADQVFTAPWNLTAVSLDVTTQVVMSPDYMDALAAGGSDACGFLNAISKPYAAFYGERDGVVGCCVHDAAAVAYVIDPTLFTVRRGSVRVVTEGIALGQTCQKAEGELFGPSAWDDQPIQAATVAVDGARLLTLYAQTMAAKYG, encoded by the coding sequence ATGACGACCCCGACCAGAATCATCTTCGACACCGATCCCGGCATCGATGACGCGATGGCCCTGCTGTTCATCGAGGCGAGCCCCGCCCTCGACCTGATCGCGGTGACGACCATCTTCGGCAACGCCGATATCGAGACCACCACCCGCAACGCGCTGTACCTGAAGGACCGCTTCGGCCTGACGGCCCCGATCTACAAGGGCACGGACAAGCCGCTGACGCGTCCGCGCAACCCCTCGCCCACCTTCGTGCATGGCGTGAACGGTCTGGGCGATGTGGAGCTGACGGGTCTGGTCCCGGCCCAGCCGGAAGCCAAGCCCGCCCATCAGGCGATCATCGACCTGGCCCGCCAGTATCCGAGCGAAGTGGTGCTGTGCGCCGTTGGTCCCCTGACCAACCTGGCCTTGGCCCTGCAGGCCGATCCGGAGGTCGCCACCCTGCTGAAGTCGGTGGTGATCATGGGCGGCGCGTTCGGCGTGGCCGGCAAGCCGGGCAATGTCACGCCCGTGGCCGAGGCCAATATCTGGAACGATCCGGAAGCCGCCGACCAGGTGTTCACCGCGCCCTGGAACCTGACCGCCGTCAGCCTGGACGTGACGACCCAGGTCGTGATGTCGCCCGACTATATGGACGCCCTGGCGGCCGGCGGGTCGGACGCCTGCGGCTTCCTGAACGCCATCTCCAAGCCCTATGCGGCCTTCTATGGCGAGCGGGACGGCGTGGTGGGCTGCTGCGTGCACGATGCGGCGGCGGTGGCCTATGTGATCGACCCGACGCTGTTCACCGTGCGCCGAGGGTCGGTTCGCGTGGTCACCGAAGGCATCGCGCTGGGCCAGACCTGCCAGAAGGCCGAGGGCGAACTGTTCGGCCCCAGCGCCTGGGACGACCAGCCGATCCAGGCCGCGACCGTGGCTGTAGACGGCGCGCGACTGCTGACGCTGTACGCGCAGACGATGGCGGCGAAGTACGGTTGA